A single genomic interval of Pochonia chlamydosporia 170 chromosome 7, whole genome shotgun sequence harbors:
- a CDS encoding MFS transporter (similar to Neosartorya fischeri NRRL 181 XP_001264090.1), with protein sequence MSGTDDKAALPAADNISAEVAHSTHSADGAAKDAPRGFEPPEIIRQLTPEERERLEKKLLRKIDFRILPMIVIMYILNYIDRNNIASARFAGLEDDLKLNSSGTQFSTAVSILFVGYLLMQVPSNLLLNKMGKPGKYLPICMAIWGIISTATAAAHSFGGLLAARFFLGFVEAAYFPGCLYYLSCWYTRKELGVRTTYLYAGSLISGAFSGLIAAGITGNMDGTRGLRAWRWLFIIEGAITIVIAIFAFFILPDFPRTTTWLNKEEMALATWRLEEDIGQDDWVNSEEQTMWHGFKLALEDVKTWVLLVLLFGNISAASVTNFFPTVVSTLKYKPVVTLLLTAPPYVLGVITTFATAWHADRTGERFYHISIPLCLAMVTFIISAATTNTAARYVAIMLMIPGLYSGFTTALAWISNTLPRPPAKRAAALAFINAVANSTSIYASYLYPKSAAPRYTGAFIHNCVMAAVAIIAAFVLKRMLVRLNRKLDRGETVEGAINAAPGEAVEHGFRFLV encoded by the exons ATGAGCGGCACAGATGACAAGGCTGCtcttccagcagcagacAACATCTCGGCAGAAGTCGCCCATTCGACTCATTCGGCAGATGGGGCTGCTAAAGATGCACCGAGAGGATTTGAACCTCCCGAGATAATTCGCCAGTTGACGCCAGAGGAGCGAGAGCggctggagaagaagctcctCCGAAAGATTGACTTTCGCATTCTCCCAATGATAGTGATCATGTACATCTTGAACTACATTGACAG AAATAACATTGCATCCGCGAGATTCGCCGGTTTGGAAGATGATTTGAAGCTTAATTCAAGCGGTACTCAATTTTCG ACTGCAGTCAGTATTCTCTTCGTAGG GTATCTTTTAATGCAAGTGCCGTCCAACTTGCTTCTCAACAAAATGGGGAAGCCAGGCAAATATTTGCCCATCTGC ATGGCCATATGGGGAATCATATCAACGGCGACGGCCGCCGCACACTCCTTTGGAGGACTCCTAGCTGCCAGGTTCTTCCTTGGTTTTGTTGAAGCAGCATATTTT CCGGGTTGCCTGTACTATCTCAGCTGCTGGTACACCCGCAAGGAATTGGGCGTGCGCACCACATACCTTTATGCAGGGTCTCTCATATCTGGAGCCTTTTCAGGGCTTATTGCCGCAGGAATCACAGGAAATATGGACGGAACCCGTGGCCTCCGCGCCTGGCGCTGGCTGTTCATCATCGAAGGCGCGATTACCATTGTCATCGCAatttttgccttcttcatcctGCCCGACTTTCCACGAACAACGACATGGCTGAACAAGGAGGAAATGGCACTCGCTACCTGGAGACTAGAAGAAGATATTGGTCAGGACGATTGGGTGAATTCTGAAGAGCAAACTATGTGGCACGGGTTTAAACTTGCGCTGGAAGACGTGAAGACCTGGGTTCTG CTTGTGCTCCTCTTTGGAAACATCTCTGCTGCGTCTGTGACGAATTTCTTCCCCACCGTGGTTTCGACTCTCAAATACAAGCCAGTCGTCACACTTTTGCTGACCGCGCCGCCGTACGTGCTCGGAGTTATCACCACGTTTGCAACAGCGTGGCATGCCGACAGAACAGGCGAGCGGTTCTATCATATTTCTATTCCATTATGCCTGGCTATGGTGACGTTTATCATCTCTGCTGCCACAACCAACACAGCTGCAAGATACGTCGCCATTATGCTTATG ATTCCCGGGCTATATAGCGGATTTACTactgctttggcttggattAGCAATACCTTACCACGTCCACCAGCCAAACGAGCCGCCGCATTGGCATTCATCAATGCAGTAGCAAACAGCACATCCATCTATGCGAGCTATTTGTACCCAAAGTCGGCTGCGCCGAGGTATACCGGAGCCTTTATTCACAATTGCGTCATGGCAGCGGTGGCAATAATTGCAGCGTTTGTGCTGAAGAGAATGCTAGTCCGGCTGAACAGGAAGTTGGATAGAGGCGAGACAGTTGAAGGTGCCATCAATGCTGCGCCTGGGGAGGCTGTGGAGCATGGATTCCGCTTTTTGGTGTAG
- a CDS encoding aflatoxin B1 aldehyde reductase member 2 (similar to Verticillium alfalfae VaMs.102 XP_003007919.1), with the protein MPLVVQNVKPRIILGLMTFGPSSEDGARITDVETFNKALDVFQARGYSEVDTARVYVGTKQEAFTREAKWKERGLTLATKVHYPDSPGDNTAEKVVASVETSLKELGTDCVDILYLHKPDRGTPFQETLEAMDKLHKAGKFVRLGISNFTAYEVAEVMMICKYNNWVRPSIFQGMYNCITRNIEAELFTACRRYGLDIVVYNPLAGGLFSGKIKSQDMVPESGRFSDVSSEQGANYRKRYFRESTFKAIQLVEGAVEKHNLTMIETALRWVVHHSKLKIKDGNDGILIGVSSVAQLEDNLNNLEKGPLPEEVVKALDEAWQVSKADSTNYWHGDLDYGYDPKQVLFGPGAK; encoded by the exons ATGCCGCTAGTTGTTCAAAACGTCAAACCACGCATCATCCTGGGCCTCATGACCTTTGGACCGAGTTCGGAGGATGGAGCTCGAATCACTGACGTAGAAACCTTCAACAAGGCCCTCGACGTATTCCAGGCGAGAGGATATAGCGAGGTGGACACGGCTCGTGTCTATGTTGGCACGAAACAAGAGGCTTTCACGCGGGAAGCCAAATGGAAGGAGAGGGGACTGACCTTGGCCACCAAGGTGCATTACCCAGATTCACCCGGAGATAACACGGCTGAAAAGGTGGTTGCTTCAGTGGAGACGAGTCTAAAGGAGTTGGGTACCGATTGTGTAGAT ATTCTCTACCTACACAAGCCCGACCGTGGCACACCGTTCCAGGAGACGCTCGAAGCCATGGATAAATTGCACAAGGCGGGAAAGTTTGTCCGTCTGGGTATCAGTAACTTCACCGCGTACGAGGTGGCCGAGGTAATGATGATTTGCAAGTATAACAATTGGGTTCGCCCCAGTATCTTCCAGGGCATGTACAACTGCATCACTCGCAATATCGAGGCGGAGCTGTTTACTGCCTGCCGCCGCTACGGCCTCGACATTGTGGTGTACAACCCTCTTGCCGGTGGTCTTTTCTCAggcaagatcaagtcgcAAGACATGGTCCCGGAAAGCGGTCGGTTCTCAGATGTCAGCTCGGAGCAGGGTGCCAACTACCGAAAGCGATACTTCCGCGAGAGCACATTCAAGGCGATTCAGCTGGTAGAAGGGGCTGTTGAAAAGCACAACTTGACCATGATTGAGACGGCGCTCAGATGGGTCGTGCACCACTCCAAGCTCAAGATCAAGGATGGCAACGATGGCATTCTCATTGGTGTATCGAGTGTTGCGCAGCTTGAGGATAACCTGAACAACCTGGAGAAGGGACCACTGCCAGAGGAAGTCGTGAAGGCGCTCGATGAGGCATGGCAAGTCTCCAAGGCTGATTCGACAAATTACTGGCACGGTGACCTGGACTATGGCTATGACCCCAAGCAAGTGCTGTTTGGGCCTGGGGCGAAGTAG
- a CDS encoding MFS monosaccharide transporter (similar to Neosartorya fischeri NRRL 181 XP_001265777.1) encodes MGKLSEFVARHNVAHKLYKQSLLNTVCVVAGISIFFFGYDQGLMGGVNTTRNYAELMGFGHWDEEKQLVVVDKPLLQGGIVAVYYLPGTLVGCLLGGWCGDKYGRITTIGIACLWCVFAAALQSASMNANWMFCARVLNGIGTGILNAITPVWATETAAHTSRGQFVAFEFTLNIFGVVVAYWLEFGTSKYKDPNSSFIWRFPVAFQIVPLILLFCIIWFMPESPRWLVKMGREDEARFILQRLRGSEGEEGKAAEAELQDIINIRNLEEETSNQQSYLHMLFGIGSGKLHTGRRVQLVIWLQILQEWIGIAGITIYGPQIFTIAGINASDRLWVSGINNITYMFATLICVFTLDRIGRRWTLYWGSVGQGICMFVAGGLARATINADDSNRAQIGGAATFFVFLYTAIFGATWLTVPWLYPAEIFPLQVRAKGNAWGVVGWSIGNGWCVLLLPTIFDRLNEKTLYIFGGVNVATIFIVWALYPESNQRTLEEMDLVFASDSIWTWEAEKNFARLKAENPQLVQAAKAGHGEVDPEKGVDSRKASLVTGRRASLVPRGGENENGASKD; translated from the exons ATGGGGAAACTCAGCGAGTTTGTGGCAAGGCACAATGTTGCCCATAAACTGTATAAGCAATCGCTACTGAACACTGTTTGCGTGGTGGCTGGTATTtctatcttcttctttggttATGACCAAGGTCTCATGGGCGGCGTGAACACAACACGAAACTATGCAGAATTGATGGGATTTGGCCATTGGGACGAAGAAAAGCAGCTTGTAGTTGTTGATAAACCTCTTCTACAAGGCGGCATT GTTGCCGTCTACTATCTTCCCGGTACACTCGTTGGCTGTctacttggtggatggtgtggtGATAAATATGGCCGTATCACAACCATTGGTATTGCCTGCCTGTGGTGCGTTTTCGCCGCCGCTTTACAGTCTGCTTCGATGAATGCAAACTGGATGTTTTGTG CTCGTGTACTGAATGGTATTGGAACGGGCATCCTGAACGCCATCACACCTGTTTGGGCCACAGAGACTGCTGCCCACACATCTCGCGGCCAGTTTGTTGCATTCGAATTCACTCTCAACATTTTCGGTGTCGTCGTTGCTTACTGGCTCGAATT CGGCACGTCCAAGTACAAGGACCCCAATTCGTCATTCATCTGGAGATTCCCCGTAGCTTTCCAGATTGTCCCACTAATCCTCCTTTTCTGCATCATTTGGTTCATGCCCGAATCGCCCCGCTGGCTCGTCAAGATGGGTCGCGAGGACGAAGCCCGTTTCATTCTGCAGCGTCTGAGAGGGAgcgaaggcgaagaaggcaaggcagccgaGGCGGAGCTGCAGGATATCATCAACATCCGTAACCTAGAGGAGGAGACGTCAAACCAGCAAAGTTATCTGCACATGCTCTTTGGTATCGGATCAGGCAAGTTGCACACGGGCCGTCGTGTACAACTCGTCATCTGGCTTCAGATCCTTCAGGAGTGGATTGGTATCGCCGGTATCACAATCTACGGCCCTCAGATTTTCACCATTGCCGGCATCAACGCCTCGGACCGTCTTTGGGTCagcggcatcaacaacatcacaTACATG TTCGCCACCCTGATCTGCGTCTTCACACTCGACAGAATTGGTCGTCGATGGACACTATACTGGGGTTCTGTCGGCCAAGGTATATGCATGTTTGTCGCCGGAGGACTCGCCCGCGCAACCATCAACGCCGATGACAGCAATCGAGCACAAATCGGCGGCGCAGCCACATTCTTCGTGTTCCTCTACACTGCCATCTTTGGCGCAACATGGCTCACCGTCCCATGGCTCTATCCCGCCGAAATCTTCCCTCTGCAAGTCCGTGCCAAAGGTAACGCCTGGGGCGTTGTAGGCTGGTCCATCGGCAACGGCTGGTGT GTGCTTCTCCTGCCCACTATCTTCGACCGCCTCAACGAAAAGACGCTCTAcatctttggcggcgtcaACGTCGCgaccatcttcatcgtctGGGCGCTGTACCCTGAATCCAACCAGCGCACCCTTGAGGAGATGGACCTCGTGTTCGCTAGCGACAGCATCTGGACGTGggaggcagagaagaacTTTGCCAGACTCAAGGCTGAGAACCCGCAGCTCGtgcaggctgccaaggcgggACACGGGGAGGTCGATCCTGAGAAAGGCGTTGATTCCAGAAAGGCTAGCCTTGTGACTGGGCGTAGGGCAAGTCTTGTGCCGAGAGGTGGTGAGAATGAGAATGGTGCGTCAAAGG ATTGA
- a CDS encoding fungal transcriptional regulatory protein (similar to Cordyceps militaris CM01 XP_006674413.1), with translation MTPYSPESNTRRGVAIAASDAHLGEPSAKRQRRDTNDHPTSGGTNRRQAACQPCRLRKVKCDKKRPLCGLCKLSGQPCEYIGEANDKLSLETATATLLERFDQLRQEFETVKDALHNQDLPPRARVDSGVTVSENPLELNHTVPRAASVEASRDFLQIPPHRASADTVLQWGIFDQKYPANSLIGGLFSPDHNDVSLSTGASSSPSGDLITNTPGLSYLEEEQIPGLIDRFLQNVHTKNPILDVEALVKHGRKCAEQGVGWDGRSCLVLMACALGAVAKPFDRSVRPMSMAISPVSETGPINVSATSSSKLYAKELQQGDCCFTLACRRLGSLKYSMLGAQCHFFAGVYLMYTLRPMLSWHYFLHASIFCQMYLKMTHGLSGNFTEVLGDSYQRSTSTERKSRRLEQSLYWSCFKSECEFRVELPLQQSEISLGEYPDLFPSPPSPVSTDQQGASQSVSAYGENPLITDEATELRQHAVRLCNEEESWYYYLTEIALRRIGNRIVNTFFRQEKSSWLNIKPLLRMAQEFEAQVSSWSAHLPPAMQHYETTFIIRAPDSTVKGAGSHVSRELSWAIDNRLLEMQTWLYQPFLYYLIHAGSDHAAEATGVTTATGQQPRISSLLNPFSPPTLVASPGSASVPGSSPLNTEDLAVLHSLISSGIECLIKTIDVRARGHRHHGLWYDLRSIMCAALILLAVVKSGNAAWIPGGTETLWGGHPSSDYWTGAGAPIGGKIAKVLCQFDFWAGESPDLLRYKEVLETVVRDVRGS, from the exons ATGACCCCGTATTCCCCAGAATCCAACACGAGGCGGGGAGTCGCCATCGCTGCAAGTGATGCTCACCTCGGGGAGCCTTCGGCGAAGCGTCAAAGGCGTGACACGAATGATCACCCAACGTCCGGC GGAACAAACAGGCGGCAAGCAGCCTGCCAGCCGTGTCGGTTGCGCAAGGTGAAGTGTGACAAGAAACGACCACTGTGTGGCCTATGCAAACTCAGTGGTCAACCATGCGAGTATATCGGCGAGGCGAATGACAAGCTCAG TCTTGAAACAGCTACGGCCACGCTGCTAGAGCGCTTCGATCAGCTGCGTCAAGAATTTGAGACAGTAAAGGATGCATTGCACAACCAAG ACCTTCCGCCGCGTGCTCGCGTAGACTCTGGCGTGACTGTATCTGAGAACCCCCTCGAACTTAATCACACAGTTCCTCGCGCTGCGTCTGTAGAGGCATCCAGAGATTTTCTTCAGATACCACCTCACAGAGCCAGCGCCGACACCGTCTTGCAATGGGGCATCTTTGATCAAAAGTATCCCGCAAACTCCTTAATTGGAGGATTGTTCAGCCCAGATCATAACGACGTGTCACTCTCGACTGGGGCAAGCTCGAGCCCTTCTGGGGATCTCATCACCAATACGCCAGGGCTCAGTTACCTCGAGGAGGAACAAATACCTGGCCTCATTGATAGATTCCTGCAAAATGTTCACACCAAGAATCCGATACTTGATGTCGAAGCTTTAGTAAAGCATGGGAGGAAATGCGCAGAGCAGGGCGTGGGTTGGGATGGCAGATCCTGTTTAGTCCTCATGGCGTGTGCTCTTGGTGCAGTGGCGAAGCCCTTTGATAGATCAGTCCGCCCCATGTCCATGGCAATTTCTCCTGTAAGTGAGACAGGCCCAATCAACGTATCGgccacttcttcctcgaAACTGTACGCCAAGGAGCTGCAACAGGGCGATTGTTGCTTCACGTTGGCCTGTCGGCGTTTAGGATCATTGAAGTACTCAATGCTCGGTGCACAGTGCCATTTCTTCGCTGGTG TATATCTCATGTATACTCTGCGGCCGATGCTGTCATGGCATTATTTTCTTCATGCCTCGATATTTTGCCAGATGTACTTGAAGATGACTCATGGCTTGTCAGGAAACTTCACGGAAGTGCTGGGTGATTCATATCAACGATCCACATCGACAGAGCGTAAGTCTCGGCGTTTGGAACAAAGCTTGTACTGGTCCTGCTTCAAATCAGAGTGCGAGTTTCGTGTTGAACTACCGCTTCAACAATCCGAAATCAGTCTTGGAGAATACCCAGACCTGTTTCcatcgcctccatcaccagtTAGCACTGACCAACAAGGTGCAAGTCAGTCAGTCTCGGCGTATGGTGAGAATCCGTTAATCACTGACGAAGCCACTGAACTACGGCAGCATGCTGTTCGGCTGTGCAATGAAGAGGAAAGCTGGTACTATTATCTCACCGAGATTGCGCTTCGCCGCATTGGCAATCGAATCGTCAACACCTTTTTCAGACAAGAAAAATCGTCGTGGCTGAATATCAAGCCCCTCCTGCGTATGGCGCAAGAGTTTGAAGCGCAGGTATCTTCTTGGTcagctcatcttcctccgGCCATGCAGCATTATGAGACCACATTTATTATTCGAGCACCCGACTCAACCGTAAAAGGGGCTGGCAGCCACGTATCCAGAGAACTCAGCTGGGCCATCGACAATCGTCTCCTTGAGATGCAGACGTGGTTATATCAGCCCTTCTTGTATTATTTGATTCATGCTGGCTCTGACCATGCAGCCGAGGCTACTGGAGTCACGACGGCCACTGGACAACAGCCTCGAATTAGCAGTCTGCTGAATCCATTCTCGCCGCCGACTCTTGTAGCCAGCCCCGGCTCAGCCAGTGTTCCTGGGTCATCTCCTCTGAACACTGAAGATCTTGCCGTCCTTCACTCTCTTATATCGTCGGGCATAGAATGCCTTATTAAAACGATTGATGTTCGTGCTCgtggccatcgtcatcacgGTTTATGGTATGACCTTCGCAGCATCATGTGCGCAGCCCTCATACTGCTTGCAGTAGTGAAGAGCGGCAATGCGGCTTGGATCCCAGGAGGAACAGAGACGCTCTGGGGAGGTCATCCTTCGTCGGACTATTGGACAGGAGCTGGCGCCCCGATCGGGGGTAAGATTGCAAAGGTCCTGTGTCAGTTCGATTTCTGGGCTGGAGAGTCCCCGGATCTGCTGCGATATAAAGAGGTTCTTGAGACGGTGGTGAGAGACGTCAGAGGATCCTAG
- a CDS encoding cerato-platanin domain-containing protein encodes MQFSSVLCAAIVAYTASADTVKWDSGYDLADRSMADVSCSDGKYGLLPKYKTQGKLPNFPNIGGAAAISGWGSPNCGSCWRLDYEGHSVKILAIDHAGEGFVIGLTAMNALTNGRAQELGHVDAKVSPLTPKDCGL; translated from the exons ATGCAGTTCTCTAGTGTGCTTTGCGCCGCCATCGTGGCTTATACTGCTTCGGCGGACACAG TGAAGTGGGATAGCGGTTACGACCTGGCAGATCGGTCCATGGCAGATGTGTCCTGCTCTGACGGCAAATACGGACTTTTGCCCAAGTACAAGACTCAGGGTAAACTGCCCAACTTCCCGAACATTGGTGGCGCGGCAGCCATTTCGGGCTGGGGCTCGCCAAACTGCGGCAGTTGCTGGAGATTGGATTACGAGGGACATAGCGTCAAGATTCTGGCTATTGATCATGCGGGTGAGGGTTTCGTCATTGGGCTGACTGCTATGAATGCACTTACGAATGGACGGGCTCAAGAGCTTGGTCATGTTGATGCTAAAGTCTCACCATTGACCCCCAAGGACTGTGGGCTGTAA
- a CDS encoding NmrA family protein (similar to Metarhizium robertsii ARSEF 23 XP_007819282.1): MSPKIITVYGATGNQGGSVVNSLLGNKSGNFKIRGITRNPDSDKAKALAARGVEIVKADGLVKEQMVAAFKGTWAVFLNTNSPDPIFHQPGGISESDHGKEVVDAAFEAGAEVLLYSGTSSPAKITNGAIVSEGMDEKYAIAEYAKSKGFKSAVNVGTGWYLENHFNPEFTGLLGGLPYTEDEEGYLTLSMPNWGGDNTIPFISIADDYGDIVHGVLLNPEAYNGQFVQSISQLATPVELAAAVEKATGKKSRFNEIKDWKTFETYGDPEVETVKNLFGFVNYTGGHYFGVPSDITLSRKLKADAAAAKGLGAEDGKLTTVDQFAKKVLSA; this comes from the exons ATGTCTCCCAAGATCATCACTGTTTACGGTGCCACTGGCAACCAGGGTGGAAGTGTGGTCAACTCCCTTCTCGGAAACAAGTCTGGCAACTTCAAGATTCGAGGTATCACCAGAAACCCAGACTctgacaaggccaaggctctTGCTGCTCGCGGAGTTGAAATTGTCAAGGCCGATGGCCTGGTAAAAGAGCAGATGGTCGCAGCGTTCAAGGGAACCTGGGCCGTctttctcaacaccaactcTCCCGACCCT ATTTTCCATCAACCAGGGGGTATCTCTGAAAGCGACCATGGCAAGGAGGTCGTAGATGCAGCCTTTGAGGCAGGTGCGGAAGTTTTACTCTATAGTGGCACATCATCTCCCGCCAAGATCACGAACGGAGCCATTGTCAGCGAGGGAATGGATG AGAAGTATGCCATTGCTGAATacgccaagtccaagggCTTTAAGAGTGCCGTCAACGTCGGCACTGGTTGGTACCTTGAGAACCACTTCAACCCCGAGTTCACTGGCCTCCTTGGAGGTCTCCCCTACactgaagatgaggagggcTATCTCACTCTGTCAATGCCCAACTGGGGCGGAGACAACACCATCCCGTTCATCTCGATTGCAGATGACTATGGCGACATTGTCCACGGTGTTCTTCTTAACCCAGAGGCGTACAACGGGCAATTTGTTCAGAGTATCAGCCAGCTTGCCACTCCTGtagagcttgctgctgcagtTGAGAAAG CAACTGGCAAGAAGTCCCGCTTCAACGAAATCAAGGACTGGAAAACATTTGAGACGTACGGAGACCCTGAGGTTGAGACCGTCAAGAACCTGTTTGGCTTTGTCAACTATACTGGCGGCCATTACTTTGGTGTTCCCAGTGACATTACCCTCTCCAGGAAGTTGAAGGCGGACGCTGCGGCAGCCAAGGGCCTTGGAGCAGAAGACGGCAAGCTTACGACTGTTGACCAGTTCGCCAAGAAGGTTCTATCTGCATGA